In the Flavobacterium acetivorans genome, one interval contains:
- the ccsA gene encoding cytochrome c biogenesis protein CcsA, with protein sequence MNKKLYSFLFSTRLMALLFVTFAIAMGVGTFIESKYNTDTARILVYNAWWFEAIMVFFMINFIGNIKRYQLLKKEKWATLMLHLAFILILLGAFITRYISYEGMMPIREGASENQFYSDKTFLTIFVDGEYKGEMKRRIFEKPLLLSPVTNNDFTVSGQFADTPFKVEYQNFIMGAKEYVKADPKGSLFLKIVEAGDGGRHEHFLKEGEVQNIHNVLFALNKPTDGAININTNGEAYTIQTPFEGNFMRMADKLEGAVTKDNVQPLMMRSLYTIGEMRFVFPDPAVKGIIAYESDNDFKAKTHEDALTLKLTAEGEEKEVTVLGSKGKTGDFQTVKIGKMDYTFFFGSKAYVLPFKLKLNDFIAQKYPGTEKSYSSFESKVTVEDSIKPFDARIYMNNVLDHKGYRFFQSSFDPDEKGTVLSVNHDFLGTQITYLGYFLLYFAMMAIMFTKYSRFADLKRKLEVVKKKKSKLITILVLFLSFGAMAQNHDHQHDEHGNHPDHTENGMHARNKPTEKQLDSLLNKFKVKEEHAAKFGRLIIQDAGGRMKPINTFSSELLRKVSHSNDYKGMNPDQVFLSMSQYAQLWIEVPLIYLRSGNDSIRKLIGVDVKAKTAPFVAFFDEKGNYKLSPYLDAAYKAANPNQFEKDFIETDKKVNLMESALSGRILKIFPIPNHENDKWISYLEVGNSGLKGMDSTYTKSVLPLYFGSLNNASISNDYKNPDDLLESIHGFQRKFGSKVLPSEDKVTTEILYNKYDVFQKLVYWYVLAALLMFVFTILAIFKERKFLTVAVNTMHVIIGLLFALHTLGLIARWYISGHAPWSNAYESIIYIAWATMFFGLAFDIKSKLTVASSAFVTAMILWAAYQNWIDPEIANLQPVLNSYWLMIHVAVIVGSYGPLALGMILGFVSLLLIFFTNEKNKARMELNIKEITYINEMALTIGLIMLTIGNFLGGQWANESWGRYWGWDPKETWALISIMIYAFVIHARFVPSLRGKWIFNLMSMYAFVSILFTYYGVNFHLVGLHSYASGEAHSLNWIWYSLGTITFIGAITYPKYRKYYK encoded by the coding sequence ATGAATAAAAAATTATACTCGTTTTTGTTTTCTACACGATTAATGGCACTTCTTTTTGTGACTTTTGCAATTGCAATGGGTGTAGGAACTTTTATCGAAAGCAAATACAATACAGATACGGCTCGCATTTTAGTGTATAACGCCTGGTGGTTTGAAGCGATAATGGTCTTTTTTATGATCAATTTCATTGGAAATATAAAAAGATACCAATTGCTTAAAAAAGAAAAATGGGCTACTTTAATGCTTCACTTGGCCTTTATTTTAATTCTTTTAGGTGCCTTTATAACACGCTATATCAGCTATGAAGGGATGATGCCAATTCGTGAAGGAGCAAGCGAAAATCAATTTTATTCTGATAAAACATTCCTGACCATTTTTGTCGATGGAGAGTATAAAGGAGAGATGAAACGCAGGATTTTTGAAAAACCTTTATTGCTTTCTCCAGTGACTAATAATGATTTTACGGTTTCGGGTCAATTTGCAGATACTCCTTTTAAAGTGGAATACCAAAACTTTATCATGGGAGCCAAAGAATATGTTAAAGCAGATCCTAAAGGAAGTTTATTTTTGAAAATTGTGGAAGCTGGAGACGGAGGTCGTCACGAGCATTTCCTCAAAGAAGGAGAGGTTCAAAATATTCATAACGTTTTATTTGCGTTGAATAAACCAACGGACGGTGCTATCAATATCAACACTAACGGAGAAGCGTATACAATTCAAACACCGTTTGAAGGGAATTTTATGCGTATGGCTGACAAACTCGAAGGAGCAGTCACTAAAGACAATGTGCAACCCTTGATGATGCGATCGCTTTATACTATTGGCGAAATGCGATTTGTATTTCCAGATCCTGCGGTAAAGGGAATCATAGCTTATGAATCAGATAATGATTTTAAAGCCAAAACTCATGAGGATGCGCTGACGCTTAAATTGACAGCCGAAGGTGAGGAAAAAGAAGTTACGGTATTGGGATCCAAAGGAAAAACGGGTGATTTTCAAACCGTGAAAATAGGAAAAATGGATTATACTTTTTTCTTTGGAAGCAAAGCTTATGTCTTGCCTTTTAAATTAAAACTGAATGATTTTATTGCTCAAAAATATCCTGGTACAGAAAAAAGTTATTCCTCTTTTGAAAGTAAAGTTACTGTTGAGGATTCTATAAAACCATTTGATGCCAGAATTTATATGAATAATGTTTTAGATCATAAAGGATATCGTTTCTTTCAGTCTTCATTTGATCCGGACGAAAAAGGAACCGTTTTATCTGTAAATCACGATTTTTTGGGAACGCAGATTACCTATTTAGGATACTTCTTGTTGTATTTTGCCATGATGGCAATTATGTTTACGAAGTATTCTCGTTTTGCTGATTTGAAACGTAAATTGGAAGTGGTAAAAAAGAAAAAATCAAAACTGATTACGATTTTGGTTTTGTTTTTGAGTTTTGGTGCAATGGCGCAAAACCACGATCATCAACATGATGAACATGGAAATCATCCGGACCATACCGAAAACGGGATGCATGCCAGAAATAAACCTACCGAAAAACAATTGGACTCCTTGCTTAACAAATTTAAGGTTAAGGAAGAGCATGCCGCTAAATTTGGTAGATTAATTATTCAAGATGCCGGTGGAAGAATGAAACCCATCAATACTTTTTCGTCTGAATTGTTGAGAAAGGTAAGCCATTCTAATGATTATAAAGGGATGAATCCGGATCAGGTATTTTTATCGATGTCTCAATATGCTCAATTATGGATTGAAGTTCCGTTGATTTATTTGAGAAGCGGTAATGATAGTATTCGTAAATTAATAGGAGTTGATGTAAAAGCCAAAACGGCTCCTTTTGTAGCTTTCTTTGACGAAAAGGGAAATTATAAACTATCTCCTTATTTAGATGCTGCCTATAAAGCGGCAAATCCAAATCAATTTGAGAAAGATTTTATAGAAACAGATAAGAAGGTAAACCTAATGGAATCAGCCTTGAGCGGCAGAATTTTAAAAATTTTCCCGATTCCTAATCATGAAAATGATAAATGGATTTCTTACTTAGAAGTGGGGAATTCCGGTTTAAAAGGAATGGATTCTACTTATACAAAAAGTGTTTTACCCTTGTATTTTGGTTCTTTGAATAATGCTTCTATTTCAAATGATTATAAAAATCCAGATGATTTATTAGAAAGTATTCACGGTTTCCAAAGAAAATTTGGCAGTAAGGTTTTGCCAAGTGAAGATAAAGTGACTACTGAAATATTGTATAACAAATATGATGTTTTTCAAAAATTAGTGTACTGGTATGTTCTTGCTGCCTTATTAATGTTTGTATTTACAATTTTAGCGATATTTAAGGAGCGTAAATTTTTGACTGTTGCGGTCAATACGATGCATGTAATTATAGGATTATTATTTGCTTTACACACTTTGGGATTGATTGCCAGATGGTATATATCAGGACATGCTCCTTGGAGTAATGCTTATGAATCTATTATCTATATTGCTTGGGCAACTATGTTTTTTGGTTTGGCTTTCGATATCAAGTCTAAACTGACAGTAGCTTCATCAGCCTTTGTAACAGCAATGATTCTTTGGGCTGCGTACCAAAACTGGATTGATCCAGAAATTGCTAATTTGCAGCCAGTTCTTAATTCGTATTGGTTGATGATACACGTTGCGGTAATCGTAGGTAGTTATGGACCGCTAGCATTAGGAATGATTTTAGGATTTGTTTCCTTATTGCTAATCTTTTTCACCAATGAAAAAAATAAGGCCAGAATGGAGTTGAATATTAAGGAAATTACCTATATCAATGAAATGGCTTTGACCATTGGGTTGATTATGTTGACTATAGGAAACTTCCTTGGAGGACAATGGGCTAATGAAAGCTGGGGACGTTACTGGGGATGGGACCCAAAGGAAACTTGGGCACTAATTAGTATTATGATTTACGCTTTTGTGATTCACGCTCGATTTGTTCCTTCTTTAAGAGGAAAATGGATATTTAACCTGATGAGTATGTATGCTTTTGTTTCTATCCTGTTTACCTATTATGGGGTGAACTTTCACTTAGTAGGACTACATTCTTATGCCAGTGGAGAAGCACATTCGCTAAACTGGATTTGGTATTCATTGGGAACAATCACTTTTATTGGAGCGATTACTTATCCAAAGTACAGAAAGTATTATAAATAA
- a CDS encoding tRNA dihydrouridine synthase, producing the protein MSYTLLSSPLQGFTDFRFRNAVNKYFGGIDTYYAPYIRLNGKLVIKSSYQRDLLPENNANLEVIPQVITNDADEFLFVAKYVQELGYKELNWNLGCPYPMVTKSGMGSGLICNTQKINTILDKVHSESDIIVSMKMRLGYENTEEILQVLPILENYPIKNVAIHARIGKQLYNGGVNLDAFQQCVDATKLKLYYNGDITSVAKFHEMQERFPSIDHWMIGRGLIADPFLPSMIKNNSKEYPSNKMELFSDFHDTLYAGYSESLSGATHILLKMHHLWEYFSVIFSNPHKVHKKIKKAKSIRNYEQAVREIIKEG; encoded by the coding sequence ATGAGCTACACCCTACTTTCTTCACCCCTTCAAGGTTTTACTGATTTTCGTTTTAGAAATGCTGTAAACAAGTATTTTGGAGGTATCGATACTTATTATGCGCCCTATATCCGTTTGAACGGAAAATTAGTCATCAAATCCTCTTATCAGCGGGATTTACTTCCTGAAAATAATGCCAATCTGGAAGTTATTCCACAAGTGATAACAAATGATGCCGATGAATTTTTATTTGTGGCAAAATATGTTCAGGAGCTGGGATACAAAGAATTGAATTGGAATCTAGGTTGCCCTTATCCAATGGTAACCAAATCAGGAATGGGCTCAGGGCTTATTTGCAATACCCAAAAAATCAATACAATTCTTGACAAAGTACATTCTGAATCGGATATTATTGTGTCGATGAAAATGCGTTTGGGCTATGAAAATACCGAAGAAATTCTTCAGGTTTTGCCCATTCTGGAAAACTATCCTATCAAAAATGTAGCTATTCACGCTCGCATTGGAAAACAATTGTACAATGGTGGCGTAAATCTAGACGCATTTCAACAATGTGTTGATGCCACGAAGCTTAAATTGTATTACAATGGCGATATTACCTCGGTAGCTAAATTCCATGAAATGCAAGAACGTTTCCCTTCCATAGATCACTGGATGATCGGTCGCGGCTTAATTGCTGATCCTTTTTTGCCTAGCATGATCAAAAACAACAGCAAGGAATACCCATCAAACAAAATGGAATTGTTCAGCGATTTTCATGATACTTTGTATGCTGGATATAGCGAATCTTTATCGGGTGCCACCCACATTTTATTGAAAATGCATCATTTATGGGAATACTTCTCAGTGATCTTTTCGAACCCACACAAAGTCCATAAAAAAATAAAAAAAGCCAAAAGCATCCGTAATTACGAACAAGCTGTAAGAGAAATTATAAAAGAAGGATAG
- a CDS encoding anti-sigma factor — protein MENKEYIESGILELYVYGLLSETENEEISALAKKDPEINAEIIAIEKAIVALSSSFSPFQSVANYEKIKAKLDLQQTAVVTMEASRNWSQYIGWAAAILLLVGIGFQYNQLEQTNNQVVNIQMEKVKMKQERKLLELKNKQTETNLAVIRDAKNTVVALGGQAVAPESSAKVYWNKETEVVYVDASGLPEPPKGMVYQVWALKLNPLTPTSIGLLEKFDENNQRIFAVNNTGDAEAFGITLEPAGGSLTPTMEQLYTLGKV, from the coding sequence ATGGAAAATAAAGAATATATAGAATCCGGAATTTTAGAACTTTACGTTTACGGTTTACTTAGTGAAACCGAAAATGAAGAGATTAGCGCTCTGGCAAAAAAAGATCCTGAAATCAATGCTGAGATTATTGCTATCGAAAAGGCAATTGTGGCATTATCTTCCAGTTTTTCGCCTTTTCAATCAGTTGCTAATTACGAAAAAATAAAAGCCAAACTCGACTTACAACAAACAGCCGTAGTTACAATGGAAGCTTCACGAAATTGGTCACAATATATCGGATGGGCTGCTGCCATTCTATTATTGGTTGGCATTGGCTTTCAATACAACCAATTGGAACAAACCAATAACCAAGTGGTAAATATTCAAATGGAAAAGGTAAAAATGAAGCAGGAACGCAAATTGTTAGAGTTAAAAAACAAACAAACTGAAACCAACTTAGCCGTAATAAGAGATGCCAAAAATACGGTTGTTGCTCTTGGAGGACAAGCTGTAGCACCTGAGTCATCTGCTAAAGTATATTGGAACAAAGAAACCGAAGTGGTTTATGTTGACGCATCCGGCCTGCCAGAACCTCCTAAAGGAATGGTTTACCAGGTTTGGGCCTTGAAATTGAATCCTTTGACCCCTACAAGTATTGGTTTATTGGAAAAATTTGATGAAAACAACCAACGCATTTTTGCTGTGAATAATACCGGAGACGCCGAAGCTTTTGGAATTACGTTAGAACCAGCCGGCGGAAGTTTGACCCCTACAATGGAACAATTGTACACCTTAGGAAAGGTTTAA
- a CDS encoding RNA polymerase sigma factor yields MTQEELLVLVYKKDDKAFTHLYDMYSKSLFSVIHVLVRNREEAEDVLQDVFVKIWKNIDSYQESKGRFYTWIVNIARNTSIDMLRSKNFNNSQKNLSSDNFVHLLDDSSKLINKVDTIGMQEFVKRLKPKCIQIIDLLFFKGYTQQEASEELAIPLGTVKTHNRNCINDLRNYLKV; encoded by the coding sequence ATGACTCAGGAAGAACTTTTAGTATTGGTATATAAGAAAGACGATAAGGCATTTACACATCTGTACGATATGTATTCCAAAAGTTTATTTTCAGTTATTCATGTTCTGGTAAGAAATAGAGAAGAAGCAGAAGATGTACTTCAGGATGTTTTTGTGAAAATCTGGAAAAACATTGATTCCTATCAGGAAAGCAAAGGCCGATTCTATACTTGGATCGTAAACATAGCGCGAAATACTTCTATAGATATGCTACGTTCTAAAAATTTTAACAACAGCCAAAAAAACCTTTCTTCTGATAATTTCGTACATCTATTAGACGATAGCAGTAAACTAATCAATAAAGTGGATACAATTGGCATGCAGGAATTTGTAAAAAGACTCAAACCAAAATGCATTCAAATAATTGATTTGTTATTTTTTAAAGGTTACACCCAGCAGGAAGCTTCCGAAGAATTGGCTATTCCTTTGGGTACTGTAAAAACACACAATAGAAATTGTATCAATGATTTAAGAAACTATTTGAAAGTATAA
- a CDS encoding DUF4331 family protein, which yields MKKPKMILGLALVAITGLVLVAADHIDAPSLTGNAADITDMYTFQGENTNNLVFAVNTQGLLSPNATAAAMFSENVMIEINIDNTGDNVEDLVIQAIRKGNKMYFFGPYAPATTGTSSTIKTSAASGNVAISTYGSAAVIAESGGMKFFAGPRDDPFFFDLGQFQAILGGTASGFSNPGTDTFAGTNVLSVVVEVPKAMLGTATSLNVWAETKKKQ from the coding sequence ATGAAAAAACCAAAAATGATATTAGGTCTGGCGCTAGTGGCGATTACAGGCTTAGTTTTAGTAGCAGCGGATCATATTGATGCGCCATCGCTAACAGGAAATGCCGCTGATATTACCGATATGTACACTTTTCAGGGAGAAAATACCAATAATTTAGTCTTTGCGGTTAATACACAAGGATTATTAAGTCCCAATGCAACTGCTGCGGCCATGTTCAGTGAAAATGTGATGATTGAAATTAACATCGATAATACAGGTGATAATGTTGAAGATTTGGTTATCCAAGCCATAAGAAAAGGAAATAAGATGTATTTCTTTGGTCCTTATGCTCCAGCTACCACTGGAACCTCTAGCACCATAAAAACGAGTGCTGCTTCAGGAAACGTAGCGATTTCTACTTATGGATCGGCTGCTGTGATTGCTGAAAGTGGTGGAATGAAGTTTTTTGCAGGTCCTAGAGATGATCCTTTCTTTTTTGACTTAGGTCAGTTTCAGGCCATACTAGGCGGAACCGCTTCAGGATTCAGCAATCCGGGAACAGATACTTTTGCTGGAACAAATGTACTTTCAGTAGTTGTTGAAGTTCCAAAAGCAATGTTGGGTACAGCAACTTCTTTAAATGTGTGGGCAGAAACTAAGAAAAAACAATAA
- a CDS encoding DUF4331 family protein, with translation MKTNKFKIIAIALMGAVVSVSCNDDDNSNNMMVSADFSGTFVQQDQMARPAINTVFIASGQPKDEFNATIPSMMGAKYQSTFQSRLLALNPAYTTNALGLDAAAFTGVLATDVLNVKTSGKTTFFDGTNVLTGRALADDVIDVELLLIFGGPMGTSNPGLTSDHVDANDKPFLASFPYLAAAW, from the coding sequence ATGAAGACAAATAAATTCAAAATTATAGCAATAGCACTAATGGGTGCAGTGGTTTCAGTAAGCTGTAACGACGACGATAACAGTAATAATATGATGGTAAGCGCTGATTTCTCAGGAACTTTTGTGCAACAAGATCAAATGGCAAGACCGGCAATCAATACAGTATTTATTGCATCGGGACAACCTAAAGATGAGTTTAATGCAACTATTCCATCTATGATGGGCGCTAAATATCAATCTACTTTTCAATCCCGTCTTTTGGCTTTAAATCCGGCTTATACCACTAACGCACTAGGATTGGATGCGGCTGCTTTTACAGGTGTTTTGGCTACCGATGTATTGAACGTGAAAACTTCAGGAAAAACTACTTTTTTTGACGGAACTAATGTTTTAACGGGCAGAGCTTTGGCTGATGATGTGATTGATGTCGAATTACTATTGATTTTTGGAGGACCAATGGGAACTTCTAATCCTGGTCTTACTTCAGATCATGTAGATGCCAATGACAAACCATTTTTGGCCTCATTTCCTTATTTGGCGGCAGCCTGGTAA
- a CDS encoding tetratricopeptide repeat protein → MKPYKLIPVLVFTILFIFACDNKNTPVTKVADYNNYLKVKENKALDFAHAEIDFWQKKFDAAPNQMSYLSIIASKYATLFEYTGEVNHLYKAEELLTEVNKSYKYSKVAAIRSLARNYITQHRFKEALVLANKALAIGEARKETQKLLFDVQMELGNYTEAEKNLNAVKDMNDFDYLIRLAKWNDHKGDLETAISFMEKAKDIAEKEDNTTLKVWSYSNLGDFYGHAGRIQESYDCYLKTLTIDPNYSYALKGIAWIVFSYERNTKEAKRIVEAIELTHNTPDFCLLKSQMAQFEGNKEEVLHERNAYFYMQENNDYGAMYNKYNTLIYADAKETASKALAIAKIEVNHRPTPDSYDLLAWSYLKTGQSKKALEIAQKYVEGKTFEPKVQYHLAMIYKSNNKMNKVVPIKEELLSSIYELGPNMEEKVRQL, encoded by the coding sequence ATGAAACCGTATAAATTAATCCCCGTTTTGGTTTTCACAATCCTTTTTATATTCGCTTGCGATAATAAAAACACCCCAGTTACAAAAGTTGCCGACTACAATAATTACTTAAAGGTGAAAGAAAATAAAGCATTGGATTTTGCCCATGCTGAAATTGATTTTTGGCAAAAAAAATTTGATGCTGCTCCCAATCAAATGAGTTATTTAAGTATAATAGCTTCAAAATATGCGACTCTTTTTGAATACACTGGAGAGGTGAACCATTTATACAAAGCAGAAGAACTATTGACAGAGGTTAACAAATCCTATAAGTATTCTAAAGTGGCGGCTATTCGTTCTTTGGCTCGAAATTATATTACACAGCATCGATTCAAGGAAGCTTTAGTTTTGGCTAATAAAGCCTTAGCAATTGGTGAAGCTCGAAAAGAAACTCAAAAGTTATTGTTTGATGTCCAAATGGAATTAGGCAATTATACCGAAGCCGAAAAGAATTTAAATGCGGTTAAGGACATGAATGATTTTGATTATTTGATTCGATTGGCAAAATGGAATGACCACAAAGGCGATTTGGAAACCGCAATTAGTTTCATGGAAAAGGCAAAAGATATTGCCGAAAAAGAAGATAATACAACACTAAAAGTATGGTCTTATTCGAATCTGGGTGATTTCTATGGTCACGCCGGAAGAATTCAAGAATCCTATGATTGTTATTTAAAAACATTAACAATAGATCCCAATTATTCCTATGCTTTAAAAGGAATTGCTTGGATTGTTTTTTCTTATGAAAGAAATACAAAAGAGGCAAAAAGAATTGTAGAAGCTATTGAATTGACTCATAATACGCCTGATTTTTGCTTGCTGAAATCTCAAATGGCTCAATTTGAAGGAAATAAAGAGGAGGTGTTACATGAAAGAAACGCTTATTTTTACATGCAGGAGAATAACGATTATGGAGCAATGTACAATAAATATAATACTCTGATTTATGCCGATGCAAAGGAAACGGCATCCAAAGCCTTGGCGATAGCCAAAATTGAAGTCAATCATAGACCTACACCAGATTCTTATGATTTATTGGCTTGGTCGTATTTGAAGACGGGACAAAGCAAAAAGGCATTGGAAATCGCCCAAAAGTATGTGGAGGGAAAAACATTCGAACCCAAAGTGCAGTACCATTTAGCGATGATTTACAAGTCAAATAATAAAATGAATAAAGTGGTGCCGATAAAGGAAGAGTTGCTATCTAGCATTTATGAATTAGGTCCCAACATGGAAGAAAAAGTAAGACAATTATAA
- a CDS encoding TonB-dependent receptor yields the protein MKYFFTILLSVLGLLSHGQIQKGIVLDEAGNTIENAYIVNVNSESHAHTNEFGLFSIDKSMIGNSLKVTAFGYKKKNFTIVGTENRIVLEEDIFRLNEIVIQQKVSALNVISKIDLQTTPVNSSQEILRKVPGLFIGQHAGGGKAEQLFLRGFDIDHGTDIAISVDGIPVNMVSHAHGQGYADLHFVIPETVEKIDFGKGTYYASKGDFATAGYVTFQTKEKLENSSISFETGQFNTLRTVGLFNLLGRQKKQSAYIATEYILTDGPFDSPQNFSRVNLLGKYSAILNYNSKFSIMASRFYSKWDASGQIPQRLVDNGTISRFGAVDDTEGGITARTNVNATLSKPIDENTFLKANAFYSKYDFELYSNFTFFLEDPVNGDQIKQKEDRSIYGMNVELNKQIKNSDWDISFQLGMGFRADATIDSELSHTLNRTTTLENIKLGDIDQTNGFSYLNSEIKLGKLTINPAVRLDYFKFNYQDKLAPVYNNQSETEVKVSPKLNFIYSQNNNLQFFVKSGIGFHSNDTRVVVQNDGKQILPTAIGMDVGTIWKPFPRLFVNSALWYLYLQQEFVYVGDAGIIEPSGKSNRMGADLGLRYQLNDCLYLDADANYTYARSTEELKGQDYIPLSPDFTTSGGLSFQKWNGFSGGLRYRYLKNRPANEDNSIIAKGYFISDMNINYDYKNVTFGFSIENLFNTEWNETQFATESRLKEETSSVEEIHFTPGTPFFMKAKIGYRF from the coding sequence ATGAAATATTTTTTTACAATACTACTGTCTGTTCTAGGATTACTATCCCACGGTCAAATACAAAAAGGAATTGTTCTGGACGAAGCCGGAAACACAATTGAGAATGCATATATCGTTAATGTAAATTCAGAAAGTCATGCGCATACTAATGAATTTGGGCTATTTAGTATTGATAAATCGATGATAGGAAATAGTTTAAAAGTAACGGCTTTTGGATACAAAAAAAAGAATTTCACTATTGTAGGCACTGAAAATAGAATTGTCTTGGAAGAGGATATTTTTAGATTAAACGAAATTGTTATTCAGCAGAAAGTTTCGGCACTGAATGTTATTTCTAAGATAGATTTACAAACTACTCCTGTCAATTCCTCTCAGGAAATTTTGAGGAAAGTGCCGGGATTATTTATCGGGCAACATGCTGGTGGAGGTAAAGCGGAACAACTTTTTCTAAGAGGTTTTGATATTGATCATGGTACTGATATTGCCATTTCGGTTGATGGAATACCAGTAAATATGGTGTCTCATGCACACGGTCAGGGCTATGCCGATTTGCATTTTGTAATTCCGGAAACGGTAGAAAAGATAGATTTTGGAAAAGGGACGTATTATGCCAGTAAAGGGGATTTTGCAACGGCAGGATACGTCACTTTCCAAACTAAAGAAAAATTAGAAAACAGCAGCATCAGTTTTGAAACGGGTCAGTTTAATACGCTTAGAACAGTAGGTTTATTTAATCTTTTGGGTAGGCAAAAAAAGCAAAGTGCCTACATTGCCACGGAATACATTCTAACCGATGGCCCTTTTGATTCTCCTCAAAATTTCAGCAGAGTCAATTTGCTGGGGAAATATTCGGCGATACTTAATTACAACAGTAAGTTTTCTATAATGGCTTCGCGTTTTTACAGCAAATGGGATGCATCCGGACAAATACCACAGCGATTAGTAGATAATGGTACTATTTCCAGATTTGGTGCTGTTGATGATACCGAGGGCGGAATTACCGCTAGAACCAATGTGAATGCAACTTTGAGTAAGCCCATTGATGAAAATACTTTCTTGAAAGCCAATGCTTTTTATTCCAAATATGATTTTGAGTTGTATTCTAATTTTACTTTTTTTCTGGAAGATCCTGTCAATGGGGACCAAATCAAACAAAAAGAAGACCGTTCTATTTATGGGATGAATGTTGAGCTCAATAAGCAGATAAAAAATAGCGATTGGGATATTTCATTTCAGTTGGGTATGGGTTTTAGAGCTGATGCTACTATAGATTCAGAGCTTTCTCATACCTTAAACAGAACGACTACTTTGGAAAATATTAAATTAGGTGATATTGACCAAACAAACGGATTTAGCTATTTGAATTCAGAAATTAAATTGGGAAAATTAACCATAAACCCTGCTGTACGTTTGGATTATTTCAAATTTAATTATCAGGACAAACTGGCTCCTGTGTATAATAATCAGTCTGAAACCGAAGTGAAAGTTTCGCCTAAGTTGAATTTTATTTATTCGCAAAATAACAATTTACAATTTTTTGTAAAATCAGGAATAGGGTTTCATTCCAATGATACTCGTGTGGTAGTTCAAAATGATGGAAAACAGATTTTACCAACGGCTATTGGTATGGATGTAGGTACAATTTGGAAACCATTTCCTAGGTTATTCGTGAATTCGGCCTTGTGGTATCTGTACCTGCAACAGGAATTTGTCTATGTGGGTGATGCCGGAATTATTGAACCTAGTGGAAAATCGAATCGCATGGGCGCCGATTTAGGTTTGCGTTACCAGTTGAACGATTGCTTGTATCTTGATGCCGATGCTAATTATACCTATGCCAGAAGTACTGAAGAACTAAAAGGACAGGATTATATTCCGCTTTCTCCTGATTTCACTACCAGTGGCGGATTGAGTTTTCAAAAATGGAATGGATTTTCAGGAGGTTTGCGTTATCGGTATTTAAAAAATCGTCCGGCAAATGAGGACAATTCAATCATTGCCAAAGGTTATTTTATTTCAGATATGAACATAAATTATGATTATAAAAATGTGACTTTTGGATTTTCAATAGAGAATCTGTTCAATACTGAATGGAACGAAACCCAGTTTGCTACCGAATCCAGATTGAAAGAGGAGACCAGTAGTGTCGAAGAAATTCATTTTACGCCGGGAACTCCTTTCTTTATGAAAGCCAAAATAGGGTATAGGTTTTAA